TGTGTAAGCCTTCTTGCCTTGGAGCCACAACTCAGCTCGAAGAAAGGAAGGAGAAGAAATTTGATTGTTCATCTTCAATGTTGTTACCAAAGAAATAATATTACCAACTCCCTCTCTCTACAGCCACTCCACTTAACAAATTTGATGCAGATGCAGATGGCACGTTGTCCTTCAAGATTGGGTTTGCCCAATTCATATATTAAGATTACCATATGGATGCCGCCCAATATCATACGACACAATCAGGCTCCAATTAATGAATGTATCAAGCATTCGGATGATAAATGTTCcaaaacaattaataataaagGAAAAAGCCTGGTGATACCACCAGTTAATATCTTGGTCATACTAGAGAGTAATATAGATAGATAGAAAAGGTTAAGGTACTGCAAACTAGAATTCCATTATTCGTCAAGACATTACATCCCATCTCTTTAATTTCATGCAACTCCGATTCTCTCTCATTTTGCATTATCGGTTATATGATCAGATGTTGCAACTGGAGTCTGACACAACGATCTCTGCAACTTGCTTCCAACAATTAGTCCGTTTCTGACATTTGGCCCTAGTCATTTCTCATTACCAAAGTTAAACAATGCCACTTAGATAAATAAATAGAGTCAGATATAGCACAGAGGCAGCCCAACCTTTTAGCACCGAAACTTAcaataatcttttttttttttttatatatgtggAAGCCAGGCTCAAAGGTTCTTTCGATTCAGCTGCCAAACAAGTTGATCCACAGATGCCATAGCACGAGATGCTAAGCCAATTGACCCATCATACCTGACAAAAACAGATGCCTTAACAACTAAAATCCCACTCCACACATATACATTTGTGTATGTACTCAAGTGCTCTCACATCATGCAAAGCAAATCAAAATTTGCTTAGTGTTGGTCATAACATGTGAAGGAGAACAAACTTACAGCGCAACCAACAGAAACACTGATGTCAGCATCACAATGGCACCTTCCCCAGCAGATTTTGACGTGTTCAGGCACCTCGCACAGAACCaattttcatgaattgatgtAACCATGTCTGTCATCCATTTATCAGCTTCAAAACTTTAATATCCATTTTcatcccccaaaaaaaaaaaaaaaaactttaatgtCCACGTGTATTTATTGGGGAAAAAAAAGAAGACTTACTAATAAAACCAGACATGAAATTCATTGGTGTACATGTCTAAATAATATAAGCAACAATTTGCCAGCAGACATTTCCAACATCACAAGCCAAATCACTAGTGCAGAATTTGACCATTTTTATCATGTTTGGTTGGTTTTTGCTTCCTCCTTTACATGTTAACTTTTAAATGAGTAATCTAGGGACTAAAGTTCTTGAACGAAAATCAAATTTGAGACATTAGCAAGCCTAAAAGAAGTTAGTTACCTGTTGAAAGCCTGCTATTAATGCAACACAAAAATATATAACAGAAGCAAAGAAGCAACCCCCTTTCCAAATCAACAAGAGAGATCCACatgccaaaagaaaatgaaaaattctagATATTCTTCCCTAGGAAATGTTTGAAACGTAAGCACTCAACAAGCTACTAAAAAGAAGATATATGGCATGCAACTTTCCCAATGAACCAAACTAAAAGTTTCATTAAAGatctaaataatttattttgatgcattATCAATACAAAAAAGGTGTCCCATGAATCTATGCTCTACTACTGGATTTATAGTCCTAGGAGCAAAATATTTCCTCTGCACATGCACAAAGTTGTAGTTATTTCAAAAGGTGAGTTACACAACAATTttagaaagaagaagaagagagattCCATTCATACTAAAACTTTTAAgaaattcaaagaaaaaaataaattaaagacagAAAGGTAGGGTAAAGCAAAATTTACACTGGTTATTCCCAATCATGAAAGTCTCTTTCTGCAGTTTATTGCGCTTGATGAAATTGACAAATTGACTCAACTCAATTGGGCTGATCTTTATTCCTTCCTGTTCGGC
Above is a genomic segment from Gossypium arboreum isolate Shixiya-1 chromosome 8, ASM2569848v2, whole genome shotgun sequence containing:
- the LOC108469551 gene encoding uncharacterized protein LOC108469551 isoform X1, with amino-acid sequence MDWAFVQKSWEKWASSNIGSSGLPLKAAMLINYDPFRPSRLLSTIAEQEGIKISPIELSQFVNFIKRNKLQKETFMIGNNHFEADKWMTDMVTSIHENWFCARCLNTSKSAGEGAIVMLTSVFLLVALYDGSIGLASRAMASVDQLVWQLNRKNL
- the LOC108469551 gene encoding uncharacterized protein LOC108469551 isoform X2, with the protein product MDWAFVQKSWEKWASSNIGSSGLPLKAAMLINYDPFRPSRLLSTIAEQEGIKISPIELSQFVNFIKRNKLQKETFMIGNNQYMVTSIHENWFCARCLNTSKSAGEGAIVMLTSVFLLVALYDGSIGLASRAMASVDQLVWQLNRKNL